In a single window of the Scyliorhinus torazame isolate Kashiwa2021f chromosome 2, sScyTor2.1, whole genome shotgun sequence genome:
- the LOC140393385 gene encoding gamma-crystallin S-1-like, which translates to MGKIIFYEDRNFQGRHYECSSDCADLSPFFSRCNSIRVESDWWVVYEKPNYMGYQYVLTKGEYPDYQRWMGFNDCIRSCRSYPHYRGGTYRMRIYERPDFGGQMMEFMDDCPSVYDRFRYRDIHSCHVMDGYWTFYEHPNYRGRQYFMRPGEYRRYSDWGGFNSTIGSFRRMRDF; encoded by the exons ATGGGCAAG ATTATCTTTTACGAGGACAGGAACTTCCAGGGTCGGCACTATGAGTGCAGCAGTGACTGTGCTGACCTGTCCCCTTTCTTCAGCCGCTGTAACTCCATTCGAGTTGAGAGTGATTGGTGGGTGGTCTATGAGAAACCCAATTACATGGGATACCAGTATGTTCTGACCAAGGGAGAATATCCTGACTACCAGCGCTGGATGGGATTCAATGATTGCATTAGGTCATGTCGTTCCTACCCACAC TACAGGGGAGGCACCTACAGAATGAGGATTTACGAGAGGCCTGACTTTGGAGGACAGATGATGGAATTTATGGATGATTGTCCATCTGTCTACGATCGTTTCCGTTACCGTGACATCCACTCCTGCCATGTGATGGACGGTTATTGGACCTTCTATGAACATCCCAACTACAGAGGCCGTCAGTACTTCATGAGACCCGGTGAATACAGGAGATACAGTGACTGGGGCGGCTTCAACTCAACTATCGGATCTTTCAGACGCATGAGGGATTTCTAA